The segment GACAAAATCACAtgcagaaattaaaatataaatattagataaaaaccCTAAACTTTGACCTACACATGATTTAAATTAGAAACTAGAAAAGTTtacaacttaataataataaaagttaaataaaaataaacaaaacctattaaaatgacaaaaacaaaacaatgactaaaacctaaattaaaatgaaagggaaacctgaaaatataaaaaacaaaaacatgacgAAATACTACTCTAGTACAGAAAttgaaacacaaaacaataataaacgaATGAAAGtgctgtttaaaatatatttgtttacccaaatgcatgaatgtgcatatattttacagtgtgaGGAATGACCAGAAATCATTGGTAATAAACAGATTCCTTCAAGAAACATCTTTTACTGAGCCGCTGAGACTGTGTGAATGTGGCCGTGTTCATGTGAACAGTTTGAAAGATGCGACGCTCATCGAGAGCGACGAGGTCACTTCCTGCCGCCGGCTCCGCCCCCCAGCGACCACGCACGCGCTCTGCGCTGGTCAGATGGAATGATTTATTCGTAATCATGGCAgaatattaaaacaatgaacATTGAAAGCACTGACACGTTACTCAAGGCCTCTCTGAGCATGCATGAGTCCGTCTGAACGCTCacttcttaaatatattttaatataaaacaggcCGACGCAGTAAGAGTTCCGATGGACTGACCCTCCCAGTCCACTAGAGGGAGTGTGTGTGACTGTCAGtgaacatgtgtgtgtgtgtgtgtgtgtgtgagagagtgtgtgtgatgGCAGGCACATGAGCTCAGCtgggaagtgtgtgtgtgtgtgtgtgtgtgtgtcagtgtgtttgtgtttcccAGCTCATTGCCTCAGTTCAGTCTGGCGCTAGTGAACACAAACCCCCGTCTTGATGCAGATGACAAATAACAgatacaaacattaaaaaaaggccggtttaaaaaagaaaagaataaaaagacaGGCGTCGAGTCTGATGTCAGAGGAACACAGGCACTGCTCTGTCAACTCCAGCAGGcactttgacacacacacacacacacacacacacacacactcagaatgACAGCGGATGAATCTCGTGAAGATCACGTGCAGGTCACATCACACCACACCACAAATCAAAAGGAAAATAATtcttgcattaaattaaattaagcctGATATTAGGAGCAATCATTATAACGGTTCATTATTTCTTACTTaggtaatgcaaaaaaaattacaattgtcatgacaaaaaaaaaaaaattcagaattgcatgataaaaagttgcaattaccttttttattctgtagcggaaacaaacacacagacataagtctgaattgtgagataaaaagtctttaatttattagctttttattttttaattctatggtggaaacaaaacagaactgaaAGAATTTGAAATTCTGGGAattaaattctgactttctcacaaatataaagtcagaaaaaaaagttgtgcgATAAAAATAACTTGGATTTGCGAGAAACaatttatctcgcaattctgaatttttcttgcaattctgtggattaaattctttcaaaaaaaattgtgagaaaagtaaCAATtagctttttactttttaattctatggtgaaaacaaaaaacagaattgcaaaatgtaaacaattcagaattttttcttgtaattctaagGATTAAATCCTGACTTTCTCACAaatataaagtctgaattgtgagattaaaaagcaattaccttttttattttttaacccattgtgaaaaaatagaattgtgagaaataaactcagaattgcaaaaaaaaaaaaaaaaaaaaaattgagagagagagaatagtAACAAtttgcttttttactttttaattctattgtgaaaacaaaaaaactgaaatgcaagatgtaaacctggatttgcaaaaaaatcttgcaattctgccaaATTAAATTCTGACTTTCCTGTAAGAATAAATTCagatataaagtctgaattgcgagattaaaaagttgcaatgactgttttaattttattatttatttatttatttatttatttattattattatttttttttttaccaatttttgggaaaaaaaaaataattatgagaaactcagaattgcaagaaaaaaatgtgagataaaagtaACAATtagcttttttactttttaattatatggTGAAAGcaaaaaactgaattgcaagACGTAAACTAGGATTTCTATCGCataattcagacatttttcttgcaattctgaggattAAATTCTGACTTCCTTGCAAATATAGTCAGATATAAAGTCTCAGTTGTGGAATTAagaagttgcaattacctttcattttttttaaaccgttgcaagaaaaaaaattgtgagagaaaaataaCTTGGATTTGCGCaatttatctcgcaattctgaaatttttacttgcaattctgccaaattaaattctgactttctcacaaatataaagtctgaattgtgagattaaaaagttgcaatgaccttttaaacattttttaacccattgtgaaaaaaaatagaattgtgagaaataaatttagaattgcaagaaaaaaagctatttttttccatgttggaaacaaaaaataataccaTCATTGTGTCTCatacgatctaaaaaaaaattaggaggaaaaaaatactaccattatgtataataatttttgcattaatttttgcattgcattttggtaataaaatgatttttactaAGAACACAGTACCAGTATAATGATCTTAACTGAGAATAATTACcgttacaaaataaaatctggATGTGCTACATCAGtgagtattaaaaataatgaaaaacttAATGTTCCATCAATTAGGCTCggttataaattttaattttggtgtgAAATATGACTTGCGTGTTTTCACGAGACATTTTTAACAGGAGcgagagagaaaaacagcagcagAGGAAAAGACCAGCCCTCCTCACTGATGCCATGAGCAGAACGGAGAACCAAACCAGAAGAGGAGCAAATActgctgcacacacacacacacacacacacacacacgcgtcAGTGTGTTCCTCCTCTCACGTCACGGATCACGAGAGAGCGTCCAGATCAACAGTCCACGTCCGAGTACACAAAAGAGTGTGTGGAGCCACAGTAAAAGGTTTGGTTTGTGATGCAGAGGGTCTGGGTCGTCCCCGGGCCCCGCGGCCCTCACAGGTACAGCTCCTTGGCTCTGATGTGCTGCAGCTTCTCGCGCAGAAGACGGAACGAGGGCCGTCCGGCCGGGTCCAGCGTCCAGCACTGCTTCATCAGGTCGTAGACGGCGGCCGGGCAGCCGTCGGGAGCGTCCATCTTATAGCCCTTCTCCACGCGCGGCACCACCTCCTTCAGCGGCTGCGGAGACACGAGACGCACGAGCTCAGACTGCCCCCTCATGGACGCACGCGCAACAACACCGCTGCACTCACACTCACATAATACTGACACTACAGCTGATCACAGGGAGAActacagtcacacacacacacacacacacacacacacacacatgtctggtttattatctttgtggggactctccataggtgcaatggtttttatactgtccacactgtattttctatccccttaccctaaccctacccctaaacctaacccttacagaaaaccttctgcatttttactttctcaaaaacactcattctgtatgatttataagcttttgtacccatggggaccacaagccggtccccacaatgtcaaaaatttcaggttttactatccttgtggggacatttggtcccacacacacacactcagacaaTCAATGACTTTATCTTTTCTAACTATCTCTTCTTGGACTTAattaaaactgtgaaaaatcccacagacactgacagaatgttcaaatgagcaacactattcaaactcatcatgctaaaacatgctagtaacatgctaatcatgccagaaatatgttagtaacatgtAAACTACATgttggaaacatgctagcaacaagctagcaaattgctaatcatgctagaaacatgttaacatgttaatcatgctagcaacttgctagtatcttgctaatcatgctagaaacaggctaacaacattctagtgacatgctaatcattttagaaacatgctagtaacttgctaatcatgctaacaacaagctagtaattagctaatcatgctagaaacatgttaacaacattcaagtgacaagctaatcatgctagagacatgttaacaacaagtaacactagtaacttgctaatcatattagaaacatgctagtaacttgctaatcatgctaacaacaagctagtaattagctaatcatgctagaaacatggtaacaacatgctaactacattttaatcatgttaaaaacatgctagcaacatgctagtaacgtgctaatcatgcaaaaaaacattaacaacaagtaacactagtaacttgctaatcatattagaaacatgctagtaacttgctaatcatgctaacaacaagctagtaattagctaatcatgctagaaacattgtaacaacatgctaactacatgttaatcatgttagaaatatgctggcaacattctagtaacttactaatcatattagaaacatgctagtaacttgataatcatgttagaaacatggtaacaacatgttaaccacattttaatcatgttaaaaaaatgctaacaacattctagtgacatgctaattatgttagaaacatggtagtaacttgttaattatgcaagaaatattaacaacatgctaactacatgttaatcatgttacaaaTATGCTggcaacattctagtaacttgctaatcatattagaaatatgctagtagcttgcttatcatgctagaaacatgttaacaacattcaAGTGACAAGCTAATCATACTAGagacatgttaacaacatgctaatcatgtttaatcatgctaataacattgtaacaacatgctagtaacatgctaatcatgttagaaacatgctagcaacatgctactctatctatctatctgacagacaAACTTTCTTAAACTTTCTGGTCAGGCTTTgtcaagccaacttcaaagtttgcCTTAACAAACCTTTATATCtagttgtattatattattattattattatagtataatattattttcttgaAATTGTTTCTTAAATTTATTCTGAAATATATTCCCTAGTACAAAgataatagatttaaaatgcacatattttatactaagtatagtttaaGTCTAtgcacatgtgaccctggaccacaaaaccagtgatgGGGTCAATCTGCACCCCAATTAGGAcaagagatacaactatttgaaaatctgagggtgcacaaaaaaaagaaaagaatgaagttcttaatgcatattactaattaaaaagttttgatatatttatttatattttgtttaaagcaATGAAAGCCTTACAATTCTGGGGTACGGCACGCGTCCGAAAGAGTAAATCTCCCACAGCAGAATGCCGTAACTCCACACGTCAGATTTAGTAGAAAACCTCTGTGAAAACACAAGAGAAAAATCTATTACTGACATGAAACTAGTAATGATGagagttttttttacatcaggAATGACGTGACAAAGCGTCTTGAATCACTGACGGAATGAAAGTCAATCATTCAtatgctttaaatgcaaaatctgATCTATTGCACATGGATCTCCAAACACAAGCCTCAATTTTACTGTCAGTTTGTCTTTGATCTTTTCTTGAAATACATAAAGCTATACCTTCTCTCGCAGCGCCTCAGGCGAGGTCCATTTGACGGGCAGTTTTGCCGTGTCCTGTGTGGACGAGGCCTCTTTGGTCAGTCCGAAGTCGCTGACTTTGGCGATGTTGTCGTCGGACACCAGCACGTTGCGAGCCGCCAGATCTCTGTGCACGAAGTTATTGGCCTCCAGGTACTCCATGGCCTCACAGACGTTACTGCGACACGGACACAAACACGCTAAAGATCCCCACAGACAGACACGCAGCTGACTGACGTGTGGAATGAGACGTTTACTCACAGAGAAAACTTCAGCAGACACTCGCCGCCCAACACGGTCCGACCCCGAGAGCGCAGGTAATCCACCAGACTGCCCtgttcaacacacacacacacacacacacacacacgatcaCTAAATAAATCAGGTGATTAAACTGCTTTCATCAAACAGGCTGCTGCACACATTTAACCAAGATCTGAGGATTTCACAACATTGTTGCTGAAATTAACCCTTATAATGCATctaaaaaaatccataatttttAGTAAGGGAATGAAACTTTGCAAatgctttaattttttaatattattattattatttttttaaacattaattatttttttattttttaagatttacaactatttaaaaaaataaataaataaaaaagtttcacATTTTATACTCGGGATATTTTGACGCGGAGCGTATGGAGCACCATTAGTGTCAAAAAAACTTTCTGTACAATTATCTATGGAGTTAGATTAGTGTCAGATgcctgtaaaatatatttattcatcctTTTGgactgaattttgttgatgaacATTAACATGTACATGTGTTGACAAACCACTGCAGcattttttcatctgaaagtgacattttaaataagtacATAGAATTTACTTTAttcaaaaattgttttgatgttgttttgtttgaaataatatataagtttaataaaattggatttttaaataaataattagtcCAATAATTAGATGATAataaatcattatgatattaagtaaagatcatgttccataaagatattttgtaaatttcctactgtaaatatattaaaatttaatttttgattattaatttgcattgctaaaaacttaatttggacaactttaaaggtgattttctcaataatttcgattttttcagattccagattttcaaatattgtcctgtcctaacaaaccacacatcaatgcaaagcttatttattcaactttcagatgatgtataaatctgaattaaaaaaaaaattgacctttatgactagttttgtggtccagggtcatattttgcatattccTCATATCTCTCACACTTTTGGACTGAATTGTATTGATTAACATACGTCAGTATGACAAACCACTGCAGCATGAAAAACGGTCACTTTTTCAAGCAAGTGAaagtttaaataagtaaaatgaatttattttgtttgcaaacATTTTAGAGTACTATTTAGGTTGTTTCCATGTCgttttgttagaaaaaaaaaaacaggtttatcAAAATTGGACTAATTTTGAGCAATCATGAGTAATAAATTTGAagaattctttatttattattatttacagctgcacaaaacaaaataaagagatTAAACATGCACTCTATTAATTTAACATgtcaagatttttcttttatgccaaaaatcattaggatattaagtaaagatcatgttccattccagatattttgtaaattttaaatcaaaacgtaatttttgattagtaatatgcattgctaaaaacttaatttggacaactttaaaggtgattttctcaatatttagattttttgcaccctcagattgcagattttcaaatattgtcttatcctaacaaaccatacttcAATGAAAATCTTATttactcagctttcagatgacatataaagctcagtttcaccaaactgatccttatgactagttttgtggtccagggtcacatattataatataaaagcaATACAGTAAGAATTGTCATAATTCATCAACAGATTATAAGCAATTTACTGGCCTAAATGAGTTCACATTTCAACTTTTAACAGCAACACAGAGAGAAACACCACTGACCTTGGCCATGTATTCAGTCACGATGAACAAACTGCCTTGTTCCTCCACGATCACCCCTAATAACTGCACCAGGTTAGTGTGTCTCATCTgactgcaacacacacacacacacacggacatgcttgtaaatcaatgagatctttataccagatactgacataaaatgatgtaaatatcAGTGGTTGTACTATATCTCTGATAATATGTcttagtaattaattacagatttgaTTTTCATGAAGTACAGGTGAAGGTCAGTGTGATCATTTGCACTCACGTCATGACTGACGCTTCAGCGAGGAAGGCCTGAGCCGTGGCGTCGTGCTTGATGCACTTCACTGCGACCTTCGTCCCTCTGTAATCTCCCACCATCacatctgaacacacacacacacacagattacATACAGATTCACCAAACTCAAACACAGCATCACACGGATCTTCACGCACCTCCAAACTCTCCTTTGCCGATGATCTGTAGGAGTTTGAGATCTTTCATGTTCAGAGACCATCCACCTGTCAAGACAAACATCAAGATGAAGCAGTTTTCACTTCTGCTTTATCTCCCTCAGTCCTGAACATTTCTAAAGCTCCGGACTGCAATCTGCTAAGATTCATCTTGCACTTGTATTTTCCTTCGTTCTGTAGtttgaaaataaactaaataaaaactaaaataacactattatttaataatattaaaatgaaattgctaactggaaataaaataaaaaatgaaaacttaaacaATACAATTCTAAACgaataatgaattattaaattaaacattttaaataataaataaaaaaataaataaatacccaaacttaaaaaagcaaataaataaataaaaatgacaaaagcacaataacaaaattacaaatatcataactaattttgtaaaaacaacaacaaaaaaatactttaaaatataaataaaaactataatggcatataaataatattaaaatgaaattgctAACtggaagtaaaataaataaataatgaaaacttaaataataaattataaatgaatagtgaatcattaaattaaacctaaataatcacattaaatacaaattactatctggaaataaaataataaaaactgaaataataaattaataataaactaaaccTAAAGGATGATATcttgaataaacaaaaacaaaacaaaaaacaaacaaacaaaaaattgacaAATGCACATGCAAAATTACTCAAACTTCAACTAGCATTAAATTTAAACCTGATagtgtaaattaaaaactactTCAGAATATAAGCAAATCTACAATAGCAAATTAATACTACTGAAACAGCACTGGTTCGATGCCTgtacagggtttctgcaggtgtTATGAGggcaaatttaagacttttctaaagacctttttaagaccaactaaagaaaattaataataataataataaaaaaaaaaagtcgaagGGAAAACAATACGGCAATATGTTTTAGTATAGTtcgagttttactttcactttcaaattagcagcaattcagcatctagcaattgtttgttttaattcatttgagttttccctctttcttCGCTTTCCTTCGGTAAAAGCGCTGTGCACATttaactttcactttcaaattagctgCAATTCGGCatcaagcagttgtttgtttttagttcgtttgagttttcccttgagttttcttcactttccttcAGTTTTAAGTAGTTTATAAAAGCGTCCtgtgcattttactttcactttactTTTGAATGAGCGGCATAATGaacttttataaacaaaacaaataataatacaccaAGTTATATGCCTACTATAAAATAGtaacttacacaaagtttaaataggtaaacaaaactgaaaatcagtgaACACTGTGTAACCAAATCAGTAAGAATCGTAAGACCGTTTTGCACTGAAGCTCAATGAGACACTCACTCCTGGAGAACTCGTCCTGCGCCGCCACCGTCCCCTCCATCAGCTTGGGTTTGATGAGCCTCGTGCAAAGACCGTCAGCATCTTTGGTGTAATGCTGcaaacacccacacacacacacacacgcattaaTATGTGTTATCAATAGCCATGTTTCACACAGAAACGGTTATGAACTGTGCTCAGGGGTCAGCGCAGCAGTCAGAGCACTTCCTGTGAACATGTGAAAGAGGAAACGCACAGAGACTGTGGGCCCAAAATAAGGAGGACGGAGGGGAAGAGTGAAGGACAGCAGCCCGAGGGAGCAGAGCATGCTGGGATAGAGGTCACACTCGTCTCACGGCGCTCTGATGAGATGTTTCCGGTAGAAACAAAACGTGCCTTTCTGAGTtgatgcagaatgagttttcaCGCCACGAACAGAAAACATCAAATCGTGAACAGCACTAATGATTAACGAATCAAACTTACTCAAATCACTACAGTCTCAGtcaacagtgaaatgcaaaattaataaaCG is part of the Labeo rohita strain BAU-BD-2019 chromosome 18, IGBB_LRoh.1.0, whole genome shotgun sequence genome and harbors:
- the LOC127180977 gene encoding tyrosine-protein kinase CSK, whose product is MSALQTSWPPGTECVAKYNFQGSTEQDLPFCKGDLLTIIGVTKDPNWYKAKNTVGREGMIPANYVQKREGVKSGGKLSLMPWFHGKITRDQAERLLYPPETGLFLVRESTNYPGDYTLCVSCDGKVEHYRIIYHGGKLSIDEEEYFDNLMQLVEHYTKDADGLCTRLIKPKLMEGTVAAQDEFSRSGWSLNMKDLKLLQIIGKGEFGDVMVGDYRGTKVAVKCIKHDATAQAFLAEASVMTQMRHTNLVQLLGVIVEEQGSLFIVTEYMAKGSLVDYLRSRGRTVLGGECLLKFSLNVCEAMEYLEANNFVHRDLAARNVLVSDDNIAKVSDFGLTKEASSTQDTAKLPVKWTSPEALREKRFSTKSDVWSYGILLWEIYSFGRVPYPRIPLKEVVPRVEKGYKMDAPDGCPAAVYDLMKQCWTLDPAGRPSFRLLREKLQHIRAKELYL